GCTATTTCTCTCGTGGGTATACGTGCAAGGAGCTATTAGTCTGCTACTTCATCAATCATCTGGTACGTTGTTGTGATTTCGTTATTTTTAGGGTTTGGGCGGGTAGTGGTATTGCATAGAATGGCGAGTTCGAGTAGGGATAAGGGGAAAGGCATTATGGGACAGGTTGACGATGGAGTTCCTGGTGTTTTCGAATGGGAGGTTGAGAGCGAGGTAGGTCAAGTTGATGATACACCTTTCTTGCTCATAGGGAAGATCTGGTCTTCAAGGGCTGTTAACGCAAAAGCTACTATTGAGACGATGGTTAAAGTTTGGAATCCGAAGGGCCGTATTACTGGTAATATATTGGATGTTAAAGGCAGAATCTTTGTTTTTCGTTTTGAGTTCGAGCGGGATAAGCTGAAGGTAATGGATAGTCAGCCATGGCACTTTGATAAGTTTGTTTGGTGTCTTAATGAGCCAATTCTTGAGGGGAAGATGATCGATACGCCGTTACACAACTTGCCTCTGTGGGCATGGATTTATGACCTTCCTTTAAAGGGAAGGGCGAATGAGACGAACCTCCGTCGCATTGGGGCACAGTTAGGGGAATACATTGGCCATGACGAGGTGTCCTTGACGGTTGTTGATAAGGTGGTTAGGGTTAGGATTCTTCATGATGTTCGGGTGCCTTTGAAGAAGGAGGTGAGTATTCGGCTTCCGTCTGAAAGGAGTCAAATATGAAAAATTACCAATTTTTTGTTATGGGTGTGGAATATTAGGCCATGGGGAGAAGGATTGTGACCATGGTCCTTATGAGCCTAGCGAGTTGGGGTTTGGGGAGGAGCTGAGAGCTCCAAATAGGAGGATAGTGAAGCCGGCTGTTCAGAATGTGGGTCGTGGTGAGGAGGCTCAGTGTAGGGTGGCTACGAAGGATGGTAGGGTGCGTGAAAAGTTGAGCATTGATCTGATGGTAGAGCGATTGCAGGCCATTGCATTATCTCATCGCGTGAATAAGCAGTTGGCTAATAATGTGAAGTCTTCGGTGCAGTTGAGGGAGGTTGGTGCGGGAGTTGTGGTTGAACAGTGTGCGGGAGGGTTGAGTTTGTTGGGTGGACTGGGCCATGACGGGGGTATGGAGGATGTGGGTCGGGGTTGTATGGAGAATGTAGCTGGGGTTTGTGTTATTGTGCCGAGTGAGGAGGCGGAGTTGGAAGAGCAGGCTGATGGTATGTGCAGGCAGGATGGTTTGCAGGGGCATAAGGTGTATGAGGGGAGTTTGAATGGAGTTAGTGTTGAAACAGGGGAGGGTGAGAAGTGGAGGAGGCAGATGCGTgtagtggggggggggggggtagttgTTTGAATGTGCAGGAGATTGTTGTGGGGTCTATTAATGATAATAAAAAAGAGCGAGAGAGGTAGATGAGATGGGGGAGAGTAGGGATGAGTGTGCAGGTATAGTGTTGGGTCGGAAAAGACGAAAAGATGGGGGTTTAGGAGAGGATACGGGTGTGTCGAGCATGGAGGAGATTCATAGGGATGTGACTATGATGgtatctgaggcggaggttgattcaattcaaccccgccgggcccaatgaatTGTTTGAGCCTTAACTGCAGGGGGCTGGGCAACCCCGAAGCAGTAGGCGGTCTTCAAAATTTGTTTCGAAGGGAGGCCCCGGCTTTGGTATTTTTATGTGAAACAAAGCTGAGTTGTAGTGAGATGAGACGGGTTACAGCTAGTCTGACGGGGCATTGTAGTATGGAGGTAGATAGTGTGGGCAGGTCAGGAGGACTTGCTTTTTTTGTGGCGTGAGGATGTTAGTGTGAAGTTTCGGTCGGCTTCCGTCCATTATATGGACTTCGATATTGGTGAGGTAGGATTGGAGTGGCGTTTGACTGGATTCTATGGTTGGCCGTCAGTGCAGGATAGACATTTGTCTTGGCAATTATTAAAACAGCTGGCTGAAGAAGATCATTCTTCGTGGTTGTGTATAGGTGATTTTAACGAGATTTTATATGCTAATGAGATGCCGGGTGGGTCAAGGGCCCAGTGGCAGATGAATAATTTTAGGGAGGCCGTGGATGTTTGTGGGTTATGTGATTAATTATCTTTCGTGGGCTACGAATTTACTTGTGATAATGGTCAAGCTGGAGTGGATAATAGACAGTGTCAGTTGGATAGGGCTATGAAGACGGAGGCTTGGAGTGACCAATTTCCCTATGCTAGACTCTATCACTTGAATAGAGAATGGTCTGATCATGCACCCATTATGGTGAAGTTGGATGGCCGAAGGGAAGAGGGGGGTGATGGGGAAGCGGTTCCGTTTTGAGCAGATGTGGGTGGAGGAGGAGGGGTGTGAAGATACTATTCGGCGTGTATGGGAGGTTGATGATTTTGATGTTCTAGAGACTATTTCTCGTTGCGCAGTTGAACTGCAAAAATGGAAGGGAGTGAGTATTGAGAATATAGTGAGGGACTTGTCACGTAAAAGGAAGAGATTGGCATGGCTGAATGAGAATGAGCGGACTGTTGGTAATGTTAAGGAGAGGAAAAAGCTGTTGGGGGAAATAACAAATCTACTTCGCCAGGAGGAGGTTTTTTAGAGACAGAGGTCAAGGGCTCTTTGGCTTAGGGAAGGGGACCGTAATACTAAATACTTTCATAGGAAGGCTCggcagaggaagaagaagaagacaatTAGTCGTATTGTGGGGAGGAATGGTGCGGTTTGTGAGGGTAGGGAGGCGGTGACGGAGGAGGCGGAAGGTTTTTTCTCGACACTGTTTGAGTCGTCTAGGCCAGAGCAGGTTGATGGGATGTTTGATGGGGTACGGGGTCGCGTGACGGCGGTTATGAATGAGCACTTTGGGGCGGCATATAGGGGAGAGGAGGTGATCGAGGCTCTAAATCAGATGCATCCTTTGAAGGCCCCGGGGCCGGATGGGATGAATGATTTATTCTATCAAACATATTGGCATATTGTTGATCCTTCTGTTACGAGAATGGTGTTGGGTGTCCTAAATGGAGGTGAGTTCCCTTGCTTGGTAAATCATACTCATATTGTGTTAATTCCAAAAAACAAGGCGCCGGATAAACTTGCGGATTATCGTCCGATAAGCTTGTGTAATGTGTTATATAAACTTACTTCTAAAGTCTTAGCTAATAGACTTAAGTTATTTCTTGGTATGCTGGTTTCAGAGAATCAAAGTGCTTTTACTCCGGGGAGGTTGATTTCTGATAATATTTTAGTTGCTTTTGAGCTGTTTCACTATATGAAAAATTCTTGGACAAGTGGGGGTCATTTGGCCTTAAAGCTGGATATGGTAAAAGCATATGATAAGAGTGGAGTGGGTTTTTTTGCATAAGGTTCTCCTGGCTATGGGTTTTGACAATGGGTGGGTAAGTAATGTGATCATGCGGTGTGTTAGTTCTGTTACATATGGAGTTTTAATTAACCGGATACCTTCACGGGAAGTGATTCCGACGCGTGGGCTCCGTCAAGGCGATCCCATCTCGccatatttatttattctttgtgCTGAAGTCCTATCAAGTTTGTTGCGTAGGGAATGTGAAAGAGGGGCTATACATGGGATACAGGTTGCGCCTCAAGCACCGGTGGTTACGCATCTTTTCTTTGCAGACGATAGTATAATTTTTGTCAAAGCTAATGTGAGGGAGGCACAACGTGTTATGGAAGTTCTTCATAGGTATGAGATGACATCGGGTCAATTAGTGAGTAAGGAAAAGACAACTGTGTCTTTTAGTAAAGGTACTGAGGAGCGCAGACGGCTAGCTGTTGAGGCTGTCCTTGGTGTGCGTGTGGTTGCCGAACATGACAGGTATTTGGGGTTGCCCACGGTGATTGGGCATTCGAAGCAGGTTCTCACTAGGGTGGTGCGTGATAAGCTGAATAATTAATAAGTTGCAGGGTTGGCGGGGTATGCTATTTAGCCGAGCTGGTAGGGAGACTCTGATAAAGGTAGTGGCCCAATCTATTCCTACTTATGCGATGAGTGTTTTTAGACTACCTGCCAATTTCTGTGATGAGTTACGTTCTATGGTGTCGAGATTCTGGTGGGGTTCGAATAATGGTAAGAGGAAAATGTCATGGGTAGCTTGGAGGTATTTGTGTCGGCCTAAGGCGAGAGGAGGGCTCGGTTTTCGTGATTTTGAAGATTTTAATAGGGCTTTGTTAGCTAAGCAAGCTTGGAGATTAATATGTGAGGATGGAAGTTTAATGGGGAGGATTTTGAAAGGTAAGTATTTTCCCAATTGTTCTTTTATGGAAGCTGAGATTGGAAATAATCCGAGTTATACGTGGAGAAGCATTTTTGGTGCGAAGGAGGTTATGGGTCTTGGAGTCCGTCGTCGTATTGGTTCGGGTGTTGATATTAGGGTTTGGACGGATCCATGGGTCCCGGGAACGAAATCAAGGTGTGTCATCTCTCCACGGGAACATGCCGATATTGATATGCGAGTAGCTGAGTTGATGGTTGATGGTGAGAACCGGTGGGATGAGGCAAAGATTGATAGTTTGTTCTTGCCTTTCGAAGCAGTGAGAATTAAAGGCATTCGACTTGGGGAGGTGGGAGCTGTGGATAGTTGGGCGTGGGATCATACGCGCGATGGGGAGTACTCTGTGAAGACCGGGTATAAGTTGCTTGTAGAGGATGGTGAGTCGGAGGTTGGGCATTCTGATTTTGCGAATGAAGTTTGGTTATGGAAGGTGATTTGGAAGGTACATGTTCTCCCACGGATTAAAGTTTTTATGTGGCAACTATGCCATGATGCGATTCCTACGAAGGTTAATATAGCTCGTCGGCTGGGTAGTGGTGATGTAGCATGTCCTCGTTGTCATAGTGAACGGGAGTCTTGTTTTCATGCTATAAGGGGTTGTGGTTGGGGTGATGAAGTTTGGGAGGAGGTGGGGGTTGATAAGGGGGTATGGCGGGGTGATATGTTGGTGAGGGATTGGTTGGAGGCTGCATTAAGGGAGCTGGGGGAGAAGGAGAGGGTTTTGTTCCTTGTCACATGTTGGGTTTTATGGGAAAGGAGAAATAAGCTGGTTTTTGAGGGGGAAAGGTGGGATGTGGGTGGGATTATGCGGAGGATTTGGGGTGTTATCTGGGAAATGGAGTCGGTGCAAGGTGAAAGTGTGCCGAGTGGTGTGGAGGGGTTTCGGCTAGGGAGCTGGGAGCCGCCGGAATTGGGGGTGTCTAAGATAAATACGGATGCAGGGGTCATGGAGGGGGTAGGTGTGGGGCTGGGTGCGGTTTGTCGGGATTCGGCGGGCGGAGTTGAGTGGGCGGTGGTGTTGCAGCGAGGTATAGGGGGTGATGTAGCAATGGCGGAGGCTGAAGCGATATTGTTGGGTCTGCAAGAAGCTAGAAGGATGCAGTCCCGGAAAGTCATTGTTGAGAGCGATTGTCTGATCGTGGTTGAAGACTTGATGAAGCATAGAACTGGTAGGAGTGAATtatttgtgatttatgaggaaATTAGACAGATTAGTATATTTTTTGAGTCGATTGTTTTTAAGCACATTAGTAGGAATTTAAATAAGTTAGCACATGCTATGCCATGGACTCATGGTAGACGATTTTAGACGACTGATTTGCCGGCAGAGTTTGGTAATGTAGCCGTTGCAGATATTAGTAATATAATTTAAAGCCTTTAtggttttttacaaaaaaaaaaaaaaaaaaaaaaaaaaacatccttaATACAAGAAACGTTACATGTTTATCAACTTAAAGAATACGGATTACAAAAAAATACAAACTAATCACCAACAtcaataaaaattacaaaaaacaaaaatcaaatgATATTAAAAACTTTTGCAATAATATTTTTCGAAATCTTAATAATTGACAGCACCACAAGTCTTCCGAACTTGCCCTTGAGAACCAGTAAGAACACCAATCTCAATCATTTTAGTCATGGACTCAGCAAAATCCTTAGCAAAAGTTGACCCATATGAGGTAACTTGTGACTCAAGGTAGGTTTTCGTCTCAGAATCATCCAAAAGCGCGGCGTCAGACTGGAAGAGTCCTCTATGTTGTGTCACCATGGTGAAGTACTTCTCGTCGAAGACCTTAGGGGTAATTCGGTCCATAAAAACGAATGATTTAGAGTCGCCGACCACTTTAGGGCACTTGGCTTTTAAAAATGCAGCGTAGGATGGCGATAGGGTGGGGTCGGTGTCACCTTTTCCGGTGAAATTGTATAATCGGCCTTGGATGATGAAGCAGTGTCCAATTCCAATAGTGTGTGCACCTGTATGCATGCATACATGATATCTTTATCTTAACCATTGTACTAAAAAAACTCTCGATTAATTAGTTGATCATTGTCAAGTTTTGGCACCTAGTACACTGTACATACATATGTTGAATAGTATACGATCAATTAGTTGATCATTGataatatataaattaattatttggatAGACATGAATAAACGAGGCTAATTGTCACATGCAAGTTTCCGTTATTTATGGATCAATAATTAATAATtagaattttaattaaaagaaaaataagaacCTAATAATACAAGTATAAAAAGAAACGACAATGATAGGACGTCCCCAGTGTCATATTCTTATGTAGGGTATCTTACTTTAAGAAAACGTTATATGTGACTATGTGAGATAGTGGTAATAAGACTCGGTATTGTCAGTAATGTAGTCTTAATTTCCGAGAAATAATAAGGTTACCTGAGAGGACGACCAAGTCCTTTTTGGTTAATCCAACAGCTGCGAAGTTTTGTGTAAGGGTAGTAATGTTTGAAAATGGTGAAGGAATATTCGCCAATGCTTCGGAAGCTAGTGATATTTTTCCATCTTTTCTACCAAGAGGCACTTTCCACCATGGTCCTTTAATCTGCATTTCATATATAGGTTGTTTCGTTTAACAGGCAATGTTAGGTGAAACTGACTGAAAATTTAGCTGAAGTCTGAAAAGTTAGCTTAGTTTGATGTTAAACTAGCTGAAAATTAGAGCTGATATTATTAAAACATTTCAGACAAATTAGTTGAAAATGTAGCTGATATCTGATAAAATGaagtaaaagaaaatgatttattattattgtaacaaTTGAAGGAGTAAAATCGAAAGATAAAATAGAGTGTATACCGTGACAACTGCATCCCGAGCTGCTAAGGATAACACATCAGCACACGAAACCACGCCGGGGCACTCCTTTTCTAAGGCTCCTTTGATGGCATCAACGACTTCAAATCCTCTAAGTGTTACGTTTGGAACAGCATCTTTCTCTGTTTGATTGTTCGATGGTGTAGGATCCAACAAAAGCGAAGCATCACAACCCTACAAAGTTCAATAGAATCACAGTTATAGTCTAACATGTATCTGAAGTGCACATAATACAGATACTCGAAAGAAAAGCCTGCCAATAAAAATCTCACTAGAAAATGAAAAAGCGATTTTATATAGGAAAATCGGACACATACCCTAACAATGCAATCATGGAAATTCATTCGGAGCAAGCCGGGAGCTAGATTTGGAGTATGGCCAACATATTGCTCAGTAATTCTCTTAGAAATTTTCTCGACATTAGGGCACGAGTACTTGTAATAATCCGTCTTTAACCCGGTTGCACTCGAAATAGCTATGAACATGGCAAAAATAGCCATGAATGAGGTTAATTTTTGAAGCATCATTTTTGGAAGAATGTTTGCTATCTCTGACAAAAAATGACAGAAATTAATGTGTGTTTCGTAGTTTGTACTTTTGTTTGTTGATTGTGTGACTATAAACTTGTGAATTACAATGATTTTATAGTAGAGACGTAGAGCATAAGTGCCTTGATTAACGGTTAGAATGTCAACGTACAATGTTAGAGAatataattaattagggttttcacatgcaaaatcaTGTTAATTTGTACATAATGCACGTTAACTCATATGGGATTATTGTGACAATGCATGCCAATTATTATTGCCAACTCTTATGTCTTTTTAATATTATCGTTTACATATAATTGGGGTTCTCATATTTTGACGCTCCACGATATAATAAAAAATATCAAAATGTAGAAGTAATACGTACTATTATCAAAATATAATATTTGATCATAACAACTTAATTTGGTTATGGATATAACAAGGGATGGTGCTAAGCACACGCCAGCCAGATGACTATAGTCCAGGTAAACTTCCTGAAAAATTATTGTCTAGTATGATATTTTCTCATATACTTGTTACATTTTAAAGAAATAAAGTCCAAACTCCAAATATGTAAGTAAATTAATCAACTTACTGTAAATGAAACTTTTCCAACGCAGAAATTGATATGTCCTAAATTATTTACAGTTTTGAGATAACATATATAGTCAAATATTttttcaaaaaaacaaaataaaatagataCAACACAAAATTGATATATGAGAAAttgatatttttttttgtattttaatAGAAATTGATATTTTTAATAGGTCGGTTGTCTTTATAaaatagggttatttcataacaataatccatctattggtggtctgcaataatcactccatcatatcaataatcccaattaaatccaacttaagcaccataccttctaataacgaaccagatGATATTTTTTTTAAGTAAAATAAGCATAAGTTTTTGTATGTATACCGTGTTATCATATACGTAGTATTCCATACTAAATTACTGAATCAATTAAACAAAAATCTATGTTTAGAAGTATACCATAGCATAGGGTTACAAATGGCGAAGAACtcttataattttaattattagcaataaaataaaatatattctaCTACTCGTATAGTCGTATAGCATATTATGATCTGCAAATAGGAGACATGCCCAAATGAAAAGACTTAAGCTAacctttattttttatttaagcCTAATACTCCATATTTAGTATTTTCTCCATCATTGTAAAATATTACGTAGTGAAAATAAAATTTAGACAAAAAAAATTTCACATATGTAAGCTTTACCTTATAAAAATTAAACTAGTTTTACTCATGGTCATCCTAACTCAAATTGTTACATAGGATGATTTTAGTTTGAAATTAGCTCAATTACAAAAACTCAAAACTAAAAAGACAAGTTATGCttcactttcattttttttttttgtattttgataGAAATTGATATTTTTAATAGGTCGGTTGTCTTTATAAAATATGCTATTCTTAAAATAAATTGAGCCACCTCTTACTGTAGTCGTCTTAATTACTGTCAATTAGACGGTCTTATATTACAGAGAAGAATTGTCATAATGAAtaatttaatttgttattttatatgccttttaatttatttatttttggtgtaaatAGAGTTACAAGGACGAATATAATATTGATAGAATTTAAACCCACTTCATGAGTATCACCTATCATAACTTATCGATTATGCTAATTGTCGTCTTCATTATATACGGAGTATGTGACTTGATGAGACAAAATGTCTCCCTAGTCCTTACCCCAGCCAAATGCCGTCATGGAAGTCCATATTAATAAGTAAGCAAACCCATATTATTAAGGGCGGCTCCAATAGTCTATATGCTCAACTTGTCAAGTGTAAATAATTAACATGGTATTTAAACAAAAAACATTCCTTCAACCTAATAATAACTTACGATTAATGATACcatttttatatttatattagattattttattaatatataatTGTGTTTAACaataaatttaaaatatttaaTGTGAGTATAATGGTACTAAAACATCCTTAATACAAGAAACGGGACATGTTTATTAACTTAAAGAATACGGATTACaaaaaatacaaattaattaccaacaccaataaaaattacaaaaaacaaaaatcaaatgATATTCAAAACATTTGCAAGAATATTTTTAGAAACTTTAATAATTAACAGCACCACAAGTCTTCCGAACTTGCCCTTGTGAACCAGTAAGAACACCAATCTCAATCATTTTAGTCATGGACTCGGCGAAATCCTTAGCAAAAGTTGATCCATATGAGCTAACTTGTGTCTCAAGGTAGGTTTTCGTCTCAGAATCATCCAAAAGCGCGGCATCAGACTGGAAGAGTCCTCTATGTTGTGTCACCATGGTGAAGTACTTCTTGTCAAAGACCTTAGGGGTAATTCGGTCCATAAAAACGAATGATTTAGAGTCGCCGACCACTTTAGGGCACCTGGATTTTAAAAATGCAGCGTAGGATGGCGATAGGGTGGGGTCAGTGTCACCTTTTCCGGTGAAATTGTATAATCGGCCTTGGATGATGAAGCAGTGTCCAATTCCAATAGTGTGTGCACCTGCATGCATGCATCCGATATCTTTATCTTAACCACTATACTAAAACATTCTCGATTAATTAGTTAAATCATTGTCAAGTTTTGGCACCTAGTACATACATATGTTGAATTGTATATGATCAATATCATTGataatatataaattaattatttggatAGACATGAATAAACGAGGCTAATTGTCACATGCAAGTTTCCGTTATATATGGATCAATAATTACTAATtagaattttaattaaaagaaaaataagaacctaataaaacaagtatataaaaagAAACGAAAATGATAGGACGTCCCCAGTGTCATCGAAATTTGGTATCATCCTCTCTCAAGTCTTATACATTATATAGTCATATTCTTATGTAGGGTCTCTTACATTAAGAAATGTTATATGTGAATATGTGAGATAGTGGTAATAAGACTCGGAATTGTCAGTAACGTAGTTGTCTTAGTCTTAATTTACGAGAAATAATAAGGTTACCTGAGAGGACCACCAAGTCCTTTTTGGTTAATCCAACAGCTGCGAAATTTTGTGTAAGTGTAGTAATGTTTGAGAATGGTGATGGAATATTCGCCAATGCTTCGGAAGCTAGTGATATTTTTCCATCTTTTCTACCAAGAGTCACTTTCCACCATGGTCCTTTAATCTGCATTTCATATATAAGTTGTTTCGGTAAATAGGCTATGTTTATTAGGCGAAACTGACTGAAAATTTAGCTGAAATCTAAAAAGTTAGCAAAGCTGAAAACTAGAGGTGATATTATTAAAATATGTCAGACAAACTAGCTGAAAATATAATGTAGCTGATATTGATAAAATGAAGTAAAAGAAAATTATTTTATTAGTCTTGTAGCAATTGAAGGAGTAAAAACGAAAGATAAATTAAAATAGAGTGTATACCGTGACAACTGCATCCCGAGCTGCTAAGGATAACACATCAGCACACGAAACCACGCCGGGGCACTCCTTTTCTAAGGCTCCTTTGATGGCATCAACGACTTCAAATCCTCTAAGTGTTACGTTTGGAACAGCATCTTTCTCTGTTTGATTGTTCGATGGTGTAGGATCCAACAAAAGCGAAGCATCACAACCCTACAAAATTCAATAGACTAACAGTTAGAGTCTAACATGTATCTGAAGTGCACATAATACAGATACTCGAAAGAAAAGCCTGCCAATAAAAATCTcactagaaaatgaatgaaaaagcGATTTTATATAGGAAAATCGGACACATACCCTAACAATGCAATCATGGAAATTCATTCTGAGCAAGCCGGGAGCTAGATTCGGAGTATGGCCAACATATTGCTCAGTAATTCTCTTAGAAATTTTCTCGACATTAGGGCACGAGTACTTGTAATAATCCGTCTTTAACCCGGTTGCACTCGAAATAGCTATGAACATGGCAAAAATAGCCATGAATGAGGATAATTTTTGAAGCATCATTTTGGAAGAATGTTTGTTAGCTATCTCTGACAAAAAATGACAGAAATTAATGTTTGTTTCGTAGTTTGTACTTTTGTTTGTTGATTGTGTGACTATAAACTTGTGAATTACAATGATTTTATAGTAGAGACGTAGTGCATAAGTGCCTTGATTAACGGTTAGAATGTCAACGTACAATGTTAGAGAatataattaattagggttttcacatgcaaaataaTGTTAATTTGTACATAATGCACGTTAACTCATTTGTACATAATGCACGTTAACTCATATGGGATTGTGACAATTCATGGCAATTATTATTGCC
The Silene latifolia isolate original U9 population chromosome 11, ASM4854445v1, whole genome shotgun sequence genome window above contains:
- the LOC141610702 gene encoding peroxidase 1-like — protein: MMLQKLTSFMAIFAMFIAISSATGLKTDYYKYSCPNVEKISKRITEQYVGHTPNLAPGLLRMNFHDCIVRGCDASLLLDPTPSNNQTEKDAVPNVTLRGFEVVDAIKGALEKECPGVVSCADVLSLAARDAVVTIKGPWWKVPLGRKDGKISLASEALANIPSPFSNITTLTQNFAAVGLTKKDLVVLSGAHTIGIGHCFIIQGRLYNFTGKGDTDPTLSPSYAAFLKAKCPKVVGDSKSFVFMDRITPKVFDEKYFTMVTQHRGLFQSDAALLDDSETKTYLESQVTSYGSTFAKDFAESMTKMIEIGVLTGSQGQVRKTCGAVNY
- the LOC141610703 gene encoding peroxidase 1-like; this translates as MMLQKLSSFMAIFAMFIAISSATGLKTDYYKYSCPNVEKISKRITEQYVGHTPNLAPGLLRMNFHDCIVRGCDASLLLDPTPSNNQTEKDAVPNVTLRGFEVVDAIKGALEKECPGVVSCADVLSLAARDAVVTIKGPWWKVTLGRKDGKISLASEALANIPSPFSNITTLTQNFAAVGLTKKDLVVLSGAHTIGIGHCFIIQGRLYNFTGKGDTDPTLSPSYAAFLKSRCPKVVGDSKSFVFMDRITPKVFDKKYFTMVTQHRGLFQSDAALLDDSETKTYLETQVSSYGSTFAKDFAESMTKMIEIGVLTGSQGQVRKTCGAVNY